Proteins from a single region of Papaver somniferum cultivar HN1 unplaced genomic scaffold, ASM357369v1 unplaced-scaffold_79, whole genome shotgun sequence:
- the LOC113344752 gene encoding thaumatin-like protein, with product MVCLALIYFKIVQTQMKIHISLCLFFCCFWFCADGTQLILVNNCRESIWPGILGSSGHSSVGGGGFHLNFGEEVVLNVPERWSGRIWGRQGCSFNRIGEGTCNTGDCAGLLHCKGASGMPPATVVEMTLGTSNSPLHYYDVSLVDGFNLPVSMVPVGGGAGCGVAGCELDLNLCCPSALEVKRGGKVVGCKSACLAMKSAKYCCTGDYANPKACQPTLFAHLFKAICPRAYSFAYDDSSSLHKCRAPRYVITFCPPS from the coding sequence ATGGTTTGCTTAGCACTCATCTACTTCAAAATAGTCCAGACCCAGATGAAGATTCATATTTCCTTATGCCTGTTCTTTTGTTGCTTTTGGTTTTGTGCAGATGGGACTCAGTTGATACTAGTAAACAACTGCAGAGAGAGCATATGGCCTGGTATTCTTGGTAGTTCAGGTCATTCATCTGTGGGTGGTGGTGGTTTCCATCTCAACTTTGGTGAGGAAGTAGTTCTCAACGTACCGGAGAGGTGGTCAGGTAGGATATGGGGAAGGCAAGGATGCTCTTTCAATAGAATTGGCGAGGGTACCTGCAATACTGGCGACTGTGCAGGCTTACTTCACTGCAAGGGTGCATCAGGGATGCCACCAGCTACGGTGGTCGAAATGACACTCGGAACATCCAACTCTCCTTTACATTATTATGATGTGAGCTTAGTTGATGGCTTCAATCTTCCGGTATCAATGGTGCCTGTGGGAGGTGGAGCTGGGTGTGGAGTTGCAGGATGTGAGTTGGACCTGAACCTATGCTGCCCATCTGCATTAGAGGTGAAACGAGGAGGCAAGGTGGTTGGATGTAAGAGTGCTTGTTTAGCTATGAAATCGGCCAAGTATTGCTGTACAGGAGATTACGCTAACCCTAAGGCTTGCCAACCAACATTGTTTGCCCATCTTTTTAAGGCCATCTGCCCGAGAGCATACAGCTTCGCCTATGATGACTCTTCCAGTCTTCACAAATGTAGGGCACCTAGGTATGTCATCACCTTCTGCCCTCCCTCATGA